Genomic DNA from Raphanus sativus cultivar WK10039 unplaced genomic scaffold, ASM80110v3 Scaffold2293, whole genome shotgun sequence:
ccaaagttaaaaaaaactctAACTACACCAAGTTTGTAACcttaggaaaaaaaacatttgatcTAACTATTCAATAAACATTCCAGTTCAAGGATATATCATCACATACTTCTAGAATAAATACCTCTGcgaacaaaaaataattgaataagCATATTCATTAGAATTGTTGATACAACGAAAAATGATAAATCGGTCCTAACTTGAGATAAAAACATAATCCAAATCGTTAATTTCACCGAAAATAACTATGAGTTATCAGGAACATTATACCGATCCGTTCAAGCAAAACGAATCTACGAGACGATCAAATAATGGAAAATCCATCACATCATGATCATCAAGAACCCCATAACTCCAAACGCGATCAGACCAGAGATCTTCACGACCCCTAAGCTCATTGCAGCAGCCTCTCCAAACTGTTGGTCAACGGGATACAACTCTCCTGGTGGACCCGTCATGTATATGTAAGTCGACGGAGGAGGCGGACAGTAAGACTTCTTCGGGGGAGAAGGGGGCCGTGGTGGAGGAGGACAAGAAGGAGACGGTGGTGGAGGTGACGGAGGAGGGGGAGGCTTTTGGAGACATGGCGTGCACTTTATTGGTTCCTCATCGAGTTTTCTTGCGGCTGGAGAATCCAATGCGTTGATCATCATCGGAAACGCGATCGCGATGAAGATAGCGACAACGAGAGGTTTCAAACGGTGAGAAGTCTCCGGCATGTTGAGAATTGTTTTAAGAATCGAATAAAGAGtcttgtgtatttttttttctcttttttttgcttGTACGTAATGTCTACGTTTATGAAGGTGGTCTTGTTTGCTAAGAGGATGCATGGGACTGATATACTTCTTCAAGACTAGTGTATACATTTGTCAAATTTTTCGTTTTTTCTATTGATAGCTAAAGATGAAAATACTATAATAATACTTTACATTATGCTATGAAattaatgaagaagaaaatacaTTGTATTGTGAAATCGTCGGTTATCACATGTGAGTTGGAGCTTGAATTAAGGGGCCCCACGTTTCAATTACTATCTAgctttaattaaaaaaaattaacaatgtGGAATTATTAGCATATGATCCACCGTCCAccagaaaataaattatatactgtttaattaaatataaagcCCAAAGGTTTCCAATTATTTGTGACCAAGGTTTTGATCACACAATGATTGATAGTAATCTggttttaaaagttaaaagcgTATTTGAATGACTGTGTAGCGTGTAGATATTGTTGCAAAAGCGTGAGATGGTCGCTGTCTCTAATAATATCATGAAAGTAGAGGGATACTAAGGCGATTAGAGAATATATCTTTTCTTAGTGTTGGTGGATTGTATAGTTACCTTATCAGCTCTTAGTGATTCTACTCATCAATCCATCAACGATTTCTCAGTTTCTTATTTCACgtacaattaaaaattatttaagaccATGATTAATCTCAGTCTTTTGATCGGGATTTTTAGCTTCGGTTAAGAAAcaattcttatttttctttaattaaaattatatttttttagattttattaagaaaaataagaactgtttttaataaaagatatAAGAACCGTCTCtagccaatttttttttttaaatgtcaatTCATGAATTTAAGAGCATTCTTCtatcaaatcaatttttttcctaataaatattaagaaaataggAAGTGATGGAAAAAGAAAAGGTAAAGGAGAGAATAAAAAGACAGTCTAGCATCTGAAATACTTTTTCTTTGATTCACCCTCTAGGGTGAagctttaggttcaccaaccaatagaaagttgttattttaaatctagtatcttttaattaaggaaacaaaaataacttgccaaattgtattatgcttttaaaataaataaaaagattaaataaataaaaataacaatagttctcaataaatattattttaaaaaatatttatttataagatttggagtttagtgtttaagatttatagtttataatttatccaaatgtttaatgtttttcca
This window encodes:
- the LOC108826449 gene encoding leucine-rich repeat extensin-like protein 1, translated to MYTLVLKKYISPMHPLSKQDHLHKRRHYVQAKKREKKIHKTLYSILKTILNMPETSHRLKPLVVAIFIAIAFPMMINALDSPAARKLDEEPIKCTPCLQKPPPPPSPPPPSPSCPPPPRPPSPPKKSYCPPPPSTYIYMTGPPGELYPVDQQFGEAAAMSLGVVKISGLIAFGVMGFLMIMM